From a single bacterium genomic region:
- a CDS encoding exonuclease SbcCD subunit D, whose product MRFLHTADWHLGRLFHGFHLTEDQAHVLDQLIDVAADARPDAILVAGDIYDRAIPPAEAVSLLDDVLERIAIGLKIPLVMIAGNHDSPERLGFGARILRSAGVHVTGTLPATIDPVLFADDDGPVHVYPVPYTEPAGVRDVLGRDDLSDHQTAMSAIVDGIAARYPKGERSILVGHAFVAGGMESESERPLSIGGAGTVDAGTFAPFDYTALGHLHAPQQMAGGRVRYSGSLLKYSFSEIPHRKGISLIEMNARGECAIEDIPLTPRHDLRRVEGTLDEILRGPQTGESADDYLVVRLTDKKLHLNAMGRLREVYPNVLHIEKPWLEETAETVRFRAKPGGLSDVELLKSFYEETTGAPPSDAQVRLFVETVERIRLQEREAD is encoded by the coding sequence ATGCGTTTTCTTCATACAGCCGACTGGCACTTGGGGCGACTGTTCCACGGGTTTCATCTGACCGAGGATCAGGCGCATGTGCTCGACCAGTTGATCGACGTGGCCGCCGATGCCCGGCCCGATGCGATCCTGGTGGCCGGCGACATCTATGATCGAGCCATTCCGCCTGCGGAGGCGGTCTCATTGCTCGACGATGTCTTGGAGAGAATCGCGATCGGGCTCAAGATCCCCTTGGTGATGATCGCGGGAAATCACGACAGCCCTGAGCGATTGGGCTTTGGCGCTCGAATCCTGCGCAGCGCAGGCGTGCACGTGACGGGGACATTGCCGGCGACGATTGATCCCGTGCTTTTCGCCGATGATGACGGTCCGGTGCATGTGTACCCGGTGCCCTACACGGAGCCCGCCGGTGTGCGCGATGTCCTGGGCCGCGATGATCTCTCCGATCACCAGACTGCAATGTCGGCCATCGTCGACGGCATCGCTGCGAGGTATCCGAAGGGCGAACGCTCGATCCTGGTTGGGCACGCGTTTGTGGCCGGAGGAATGGAGAGCGAATCGGAACGCCCACTGTCGATCGGCGGGGCGGGCACCGTGGATGCCGGCACGTTCGCCCCATTCGATTACACGGCGCTTGGGCACTTGCATGCGCCGCAGCAGATGGCCGGCGGCCGCGTGCGATACTCGGGCTCGCTGCTGAAGTACAGCTTCAGCGAAATCCCGCATCGCAAAGGCATCTCTCTCATCGAGATGAATGCCCGCGGCGAGTGCGCCATCGAGGACATCCCCCTGACGCCACGGCACGATCTAAGGCGCGTGGAGGGGACGCTGGACGAGATCCTACGCGGACCACAAACGGGCGAAAGCGCGGACGATTACCTGGTCGTGCGCCTGACGGATAAGAAGTTGCACCTGAACGCAATGGGCCGGTTGCGCGAGGTCTATCCAAACGTCCTGCACATCGAGAAGCCCTGGCTGGAGGAGACGGCCGAGACGGTGCGCTTCCGTGCTAAGCCCGGCGGTTTGAGCGACGTTGAATTGCTAAAATCGTTCTACGAAGAAACAACCGGCGCACCTCCCTCCGACGCGCAGGTTCGTTTGTTCGTCGAAACTGTCGAGCGCATTCGCCTTCAAGAGAGGGAGGCGGATTGA